In Strix uralensis isolate ZFMK-TIS-50842 chromosome 18, bStrUra1, whole genome shotgun sequence, one DNA window encodes the following:
- the LOC141951575 gene encoding protein FAM83D-B-like: MANPSQCLEEGAGRWPPRPPGPYSEAQRLALEELVAGGPEALRAFLRREQLPPFLSEPEVQAIARGALPPAAAPEPAGEPSAGASLDASSLTYFPERSDLEPPALELGWPGFASGAFRGLTRVEAHFQPGCGDSIYGCKEAVRRQIRSARQMIALVMDSFTDTDIFKDLLEACSQRQVKAYILLDQSSFSHFLKMCKDLGVDLEQEKLMRIRNITGKTYYTRSGAKIVGKVREKFMLIDGIRVTTGSYSFTWMDGKLNSSNILILSGPAVAHFDLEFRILYARSKPINLKELSSCKRNRVLDQLVRITVASRDSTRENFLGMEFLYLRAFVGNLKRKRSWLHASREAVYMSNNAMHASPPLTKRNGSLVMRPHWIVER, encoded by the exons ATGGCCAACCCGTCGCAGTGCCTGGAGGAGGGCGCCGGGCGCtggccgccgcggccgcccgggccGTACAGCGAGGCGCAGCGGCTGgcgctggaggagctggtggcgGGCGGCCCCGAGGCGCTGCGGGCCTTCCTGCGGCGGGAGCAGCTGCCGCCGTTCCTGTCGGAGCCCGAGGTGCAGGCCATCGCGCGGGGCGCcctgccgcccgccgcggccccggagCCGGCGGGCGAGCCCTCGGCCGGCGCCTCCCTCGACGCCTCCTCGCTCACCTACTTCCCCGAGCGCTCGGACCTGGAGccgccggcgctggagctgggctggccGGGCTTCGCCAGCGGCGCCTTCCGCGGGCTGACGCGGGTGGAGGCTCACTTCCAGCCGGGCTGCGGGGACAGCATCTACGGCTGCAAGGAGGCGGTGCGGCGGCAGATCCGCTCCGCCCGGCAG ATGATTGCCCTGGTTATGGATTCCTTCACTGATACCGATATCTTCAAAGACCTCTTGGAAGCTTGTAGCCAGCGGCAAGTAAAAGCATATATCCTTCTAGATCAGTCTTCATTTTCCCACTTTCTAAAAATGTGCAAGGATCTGGGAGTTGACCTCGAACAGGAAAAG CTGATGAGAATTCGAAATATCACTGGGAAAACATACTACACGAGGTCTGGTGCCAAAATTGTTGGTAAAGTCCGTGAAAAGTTCATGTTAATTGATGGCATTAGAGTGACAACGGGCTCCTACAG TTTCACGTGGATGGATGGGAAGCTGAACAGCAGTAACATTTTGATTCTGTCAGGCCCCGCGGTTGCACACTTTGACCTGGAATTTCGGATTCTTTATGCACGGTCAAAGCCTATCAACCTCAAAGAGTTATCCAGCTGCAAGAGGAACAGGGTGTTGGACCAGCTGGTCAGGATAACAGTGGCTTCCAGAGACTCGACCAGGGAAAACTTCCTAGGAATGGAGTTTTTGTATCTTAGAGCATTTGTAGGAAATCTAAAAAGGAAGCGAAGCTGGCTGCATGCCTCAAGGGAGGCAGTCTACATGTCAAATAATGCAATGCATGCCTCTCCGCCACTGACTAAGAGGAATGGCTCTCTAGTTATGAGGCCACACTGGATCGTAGAGAGATGA